The nucleotide sequence TTTCTTTGGGCTTACCGCTGGCAGCGGCTGCCGCAGGCACGGTCGTGACGCTCTTTGTTCCGGCGAAGCGTCTGCATATCGTCTGCGGCGCGGCATGGGCGGCACTCTCGCTCGTTCACGCTTGGCAGTATCGCAAAAAGCTCGCGAAAGATCTTGCGATGCCGTTCGGCGCAAGTCTCAAGCAAAATGTGATGAAGAAGATTGACGAGGAGCTTCAGAAGCTTCCCCTGCCGCCGACGAAGCTCGGCGCACTGATCGGCTCGATGCGTCCCGCCGCCTATGCGCCGGGCAGGATGCGCCTCTACAGCCGTTCACTCGTGGGAAACGAGAAACTTAGAGAGCAGATTCTGGCGTACTTCGCCGACTGTCCCGAGGTGGACAAGGTCGAGTGCAGTACGCTCACCGGCTCCGTGCTCATCACCTATGAGCCGGAATTTTTTGCTGAGAACGAAGAGCTTTCACAGATTGAAACGTATGTGAAGCATCATGTGCAGATGGCACAGGGGAGGAGTTAAATCTTTATGTCTTATATGTCTGGTTTGATGATCGGCACGGCCCTTGTCCAAGGCCTCGGCAGCATGCTTTCGGGCGGCGCTTCTGCAGGCATGAGCGGCGGCATGGGCATGGGCAGGAGCGCGGGCATGAGCGGTCTTTTCGGCATGGCGTCCGGCATGGGGCGGGGCGGCATGGGCAGAAGTTCCGGCATGAGCGGACTCTTTAACATGATGCCGACGGGCATGGGCAGCGGCATGAGCAGCATGTTCGGTCAAGGCAGGGGACGCGGCATGGGCATGGCGCAGGACGCGTCCGGCTCTGCAGCCGTGTCTGCACCGGCAATGCCAGCTTTCGCGCTGAAGAGTGCCGTGCCCGGGCGCAGGCGCTACTATGCGGCGGCCCTGCAGGGGAACGAGGAGCTGGCAAAGCTTCTGGAGAAGAACCTTGGCCGCATCGCCTTCATCGATTCCGTCAAGGCGTCGAGTGTTACGGGCAGTCTGCTCGTCTGCTATACGGGCGATGAGGGAGCTGTCGATCGCCTGATGGCGGATCTTGGCAAGCGCGTCTTTGGTGCTACGGAGCATGCGGGTTTTAATCTGCCGCAGGGGCTTTCCGATTTGCTCCCTGCGGCAGGCGTCACTCAGCCGCTCGCTGAACTCGGTGCAAGCATCCGCCGCACAGCAGGCGCGGCGAACGTATGGCTGCACGAGAAGACGCATGGCTGGCTCGATTTCCCGTCGGTATTCGCTCTCGGCTTCATCGTGCGCGGCTTGCGCAAGATCCTGCTCTATGAACAGCGGCCGTCGGGTCCTCAGATGCTTTGGTGGGCATTCTCGATCTTGAAAGGATGGAAGATGATATGACGTATGGGACATGCTCGCTCCGCCTATCGGCGGATCTTGCTCAGGATAAGCGCGCCCTCTTGGGTGCACAGCTTCGAAGCATAAAGGGCGTCGTCGCCGCTTCGGTCGGCGACAAGGCGCTGACGATCTGGTACAAGGAAGAATTGCCCCTCGCACTCGTGCGTCGGCTCGTCAAGCGCATGGAAGAAGAGTGCGCACCGAGCGATCCCGAGCTTGACATGGCGGGCTATCGGCGCGAAGCAATCTTCTCGCTCGCGAGCTTCGCGGGCATGAAGGCGCTTGAAAAGCTCGCGCCTGAAGCTTTTGCGGGAATGAAGGTGTTTCGCAGTCTCCTCGTCTTGGCCATCGCGCGCAACTTCCTCAAGAACGGCGTCGTGGGCATGGTGAAAGAGCGCCGCCCGAACGCCGACACGCTGACGAGCACGGCGGTCATCGCCTCCGTGCTCGCAGGCAAGCCCGAATCGAGTCTCACGCTGCTGACGCTGTCGAACGGCGCCGAGATGCTGACGGCTTACGCCGCGGAGCGCGCGAAGAAGCAGATTTCCGGCCTTCTGAACATGAACCAGCGCTTCGTCTGGCTCGTTGACGGCGGTGTCGAGCGCAAGGTCGCGGTCGAGTCCGTGCAGGTCGGCGACCGCATCGCGGCGCATTCGGGCGAGATGATCTGCGTCGACGGCCGCGTCGTCAGCGGCAAGGCGTCCGTGAACCAGGCGTCAATTACGGGCGAGTCGAATCCCGCGATGAAGCGCGAGAAGTCGCCTGTCTACGCAGGCTCCGTCATCGAGGTCGGCGAGATCGTCATCGAGGTCGAGAAGACGGGCAAGGACACGTCACTCGCACACATCGTCCACCTCGTTGAAGAGGCGCAGTCAAGACGTGCGCCCGTGCAGAACTTCGCCGACAACATGGCGAACATGCTCGTGCCGATCTCCTTCCTCGGCGCGGCGATCGTCTACGGCGCGACGCGCGATTGGCAGAGGGTGCTGAACCTCCTGTTCATCGACTTCTCGTGCGGCTTGAAGCTCTCGACAGCGACGGCGATTTCCGCTTCGATTGCGGCGGCGGCGAAGAAGGGCATCCTCGTCAAGGGCGGCAACTATATGGAAGCGCTCGCCAATACCGATACCGTCGTCCTCGACAAGACGGGCACGATCACGGTTGGCATCCCGCAGATCTCCTCCATCAAGACGGCGGAGGGCGTGACGGAGAAGGAGATGATCCTTCTGGCGGCGTCGGCGGAGATGCACTCCGTGCATCCTCTGGCAGTCGCCATTCAGAAGTACGTCAAGGACAACAACTGGGAAGTGCCGCAGCACCGCTCGTCGAAGACGATCGTCGCACGCGGCATGCAGGCGGTCGTGCCTGATTTCGACGGCTTCAAGGGCGGCGACGTGATCGTCGGCAGCTACAAGTTCATGAAGGAGCGCGGCGTGCAGGGCGCGGGCGAGCTCGTCGTCGAGGACACGACGGAAAACCTCCTCTACATCGCGAGGAACGGCTCCCTCATGGGCATCATCGGCATCACCGATCCCGTGCGCCCGAAGATGAAGAAGACGCTGAACCAGATGCGCCGTTACGGCGTCGACGAGATCGTGATGCTCACGGGCGATTCGGAGAAGGTCGCCGATCATGTGGCGCGTCAGATGGACATCGACTCCTACCATGCCGAGGTCTTGCCCGAAGACAAGGCGAACTACGTCATGAAGCTCAAGGAGCGCGGCGGCAGAGTCATGATGGTCGGCGACGGCATCAACGATGCGCCGGCGCTTGCCTTTGCCGACGTCGGCGTGACGCTCGGCGGCCGCCAGACGGACATCGCCGCCGAGTCGTCGGCGGTGACGATCCGCTCGGAAGATCCCGAAGGCCTCGTCGATGCTCTGCGTCTCGGCAAGCGCACGATGGGACTGATCCATCAGAATTTCCGCGCGACGATCCTCGTCAACTCGGGCGCCATGCTCATGGGCGCCTTGGGCATGATCAGCCCGCTGTGGGCGGCTGTCATCCACAACACGGCGACGCTCGCCGTCGTCTTAAACAGCGCGCGCATCCTCTCGACAGGCAAGAAGCCTGTAAGGCGCGTCGGCTGAAAGTAAACTACACGCACAAACGTCCACTTCGTGGACATTGTGCGCCGCCCTTACAGAAGCCTAGCCAATCGGTCTGCACCTTCGGCTTGACCTCTTGGGGCTTCATGGTAAAAAGAAAGGGATACCGCAGGGATTTGTGCGGTATCCTTTTTTGATGCTG is from Selenomonas sputigena ATCC 35185 and encodes:
- a CDS encoding HMA2 domain-containing protein, with translation MAKISLGLPLAAAAAGTVVTLFVPAKRLHIVCGAAWAALSLVHAWQYRKKLAKDLAMPFGASLKQNVMKKIDEELQKLPLPPTKLGALIGSMRPAAYAPGRMRLYSRSLVGNEKLREQILAYFADCPEVDKVECSTLTGSVLITYEPEFFAENEELSQIETYVKHHVQMAQGRS
- a CDS encoding HMA2 domain-containing protein, with translation MIGTALVQGLGSMLSGGASAGMSGGMGMGRSAGMSGLFGMASGMGRGGMGRSSGMSGLFNMMPTGMGSGMSSMFGQGRGRGMGMAQDASGSAAVSAPAMPAFALKSAVPGRRRYYAAALQGNEELAKLLEKNLGRIAFIDSVKASSVTGSLLVCYTGDEGAVDRLMADLGKRVFGATEHAGFNLPQGLSDLLPAAGVTQPLAELGASIRRTAGAANVWLHEKTHGWLDFPSVFALGFIVRGLRKILLYEQRPSGPQMLWWAFSILKGWKMI
- a CDS encoding heavy metal translocating P-type ATPase codes for the protein MTYGTCSLRLSADLAQDKRALLGAQLRSIKGVVAASVGDKALTIWYKEELPLALVRRLVKRMEEECAPSDPELDMAGYRREAIFSLASFAGMKALEKLAPEAFAGMKVFRSLLVLAIARNFLKNGVVGMVKERRPNADTLTSTAVIASVLAGKPESSLTLLTLSNGAEMLTAYAAERAKKQISGLLNMNQRFVWLVDGGVERKVAVESVQVGDRIAAHSGEMICVDGRVVSGKASVNQASITGESNPAMKREKSPVYAGSVIEVGEIVIEVEKTGKDTSLAHIVHLVEEAQSRRAPVQNFADNMANMLVPISFLGAAIVYGATRDWQRVLNLLFIDFSCGLKLSTATAISASIAAAAKKGILVKGGNYMEALANTDTVVLDKTGTITVGIPQISSIKTAEGVTEKEMILLAASAEMHSVHPLAVAIQKYVKDNNWEVPQHRSSKTIVARGMQAVVPDFDGFKGGDVIVGSYKFMKERGVQGAGELVVEDTTENLLYIARNGSLMGIIGITDPVRPKMKKTLNQMRRYGVDEIVMLTGDSEKVADHVARQMDIDSYHAEVLPEDKANYVMKLKERGGRVMMVGDGINDAPALAFADVGVTLGGRQTDIAAESSAVTIRSEDPEGLVDALRLGKRTMGLIHQNFRATILVNSGAMLMGALGMISPLWAAVIHNTATLAVVLNSARILSTGKKPVRRVG